TCTTCGTTATTCTTATCAATAATTTCCCCTAATTGATGTTGCTGTTCAATTTCTAATAGTCGAGCCAAATCACCATCTTGATAAGCCTTATTGATTTCTTTCATAATTTCTGTATGGCGCATTTGCGTTTCGCCATTTTTAGCTTTATCAGGGTGGAAAACTTCAGCTAAACTCAAAAATATCTCGCGAATTTTTCTCGATGCATCAGTTTTATTCCTTGAGGGAATTTCTAGGTCTTGTGGTGCCTCTTGATCTCGATAGTAGTTTTGCCTTTGCGAGGAGGAGTCATCATTCTCTTCCTCATTTGTTTCCAATACTTCTGCTTCTGAGTCTGTATCAATATCTTGATGATCGCGTTTTGGGCTGATGATTCCCATTAACTGCATACTCCTATAAACACCTTCAATATCTTTCTTACTTTTTTTGCCTAACTTTCTGGTGGCAAAAATTTCTGCAAACAGAGCATGAATTTCTTGGTCAATATCTACCAATTTATGGAAACTGGGGGTACAGCGATTAAATATGTCCGCACCTAAAGAACGCATTTGCTCGACAAAGTTATTGAGTTCAGTCTTTTTTTTATTGATCTTTTTGAGCAGTCGTTGGTGTTCTTTGTCAAGTACTTCTAGACGGATATGCCCTGATGAGAGAGCCAGGACTGTTGTTGTAGTACTTTGGGAGCGAGATGAGGTTTTTTTAGGCATATAATTTCTCAATGTGATTAGAGTCCAAATCCTAGGCTGGCTGATACCACAAAAGCCTATTTAATGAATATTTATTTGCTGATGCACAATGCCCAGCCGAAAAAACGTTGTCAGTCATCTTGTCTTGATATGTCTAAATAATTAGCAATATCAAGTTAAGCGCTTATTTCAGATTACTACTTTTTGACTAGGTATTTAGCGAGATTGACAGAAATTGCTGCAAGACCCCAAACAAGGTGCTTTAGGGACTGAGAAATAAAAAAAACATACCATCGTAGGGTGCGTCAGTAGCGAGAAACTCAAGACATAACCCGAAATTATTGGTACTGAGGCATCTTACTGTGGATAATTTAATTCATGGAAGTCCCTTAGCATTATGCCAAAGGCTTTGGCAAAATGACCGTGATATCATGTTCGGTTGATCGCTGATAAATTGATAAGCTATTTCACAGTGCTACTTGTGAAGCTGAACAATTATGGTCCAGATTAGTAATTCACAAACTCCGTTAGCTCAGGAGTCCTCCTATTGGTCTGCAATTCTACAGCAATTGCTGGACGGTCAATCACTTTCTGTTTCCCAAGCCTCAGATTTAATGCAAGGCTGGCTGGCTACAGCAATCCCTGATGTATTGTCAGGTGCAATCTTAGCCGCAATTCAAGCCAAGGGAGTGTCAGCAGCCGAACTAGTGGGTATGGTCGAGGTATTATACTCCCAGTCTGTTAAACCGACCTTAGCAGCACCAGTGATTGGCAATTTACCATTAGTCGATACATGCGGAACAGGTGGCGATGGTGCATCTACCTTTAATATTTCCACGGCGGTGGCTTTTGTGACTGCAGCTTCTGGGGTAAAAGTAGCAAAACATGGTAATCGTTCCGCCTCTGGTAAAACTGGTTCAGCGGATGTGTTAGAAGCTTTAGGCGTCAACCTCAAAGCCAGCACCGAAAAAGCTCAAGCGGCCTTAGAGACGGTGGGGATTACCTTTTTATTTGCGCCAGATTGGCACCCCGCACTCAAGGCGATCGCCCCATTGCGAAAAACCCTCAAAGTCCGCACAGTTTTTAATCTCCTCGGTCCGTTACTCAACCCACTCAAACCCACAGGACAAGTCATTGGGATTAATAACCCAGCCTTAATAGAGACTTTCGCCCAAGTTCTCAAGGAACGAGGAACTCACCGCGCCATTACCCTCCACGGACGCGAAAGGTTAGATGAAGCTGGATTGGGTGATAAAACTGATGTGGCTATCCTTTCAAATCAACAAATACACTTACTAGAAATAGATCCCCAAGAATTAGGTTTAAACCCCGCCCCGATTACTACATTAGTAGGTGGAGATGTGGAAGAAAATGCCGAAATTCTCAAAGCAGTTTTGCAAGGTAAAGGGACGCCACCACAGCAAGATGTCGTGGCTTTAAATGCTGCTTTAGCATTGTATGTAGGTGAAAGAGTAACAGATAGTGGCGATTATGTAAATACTTTTTCGCAAGCTGTAATACTTGCTAAAGACATTTTGCAAAGTGGTGAAGCTTGGACAAAATTGGCTCTTTTAGCTGAATTTTTGGCTGCATAATTTCTCGTTCCCATGTTCTGCACTCTAACTTATTAGAGACCACGTGTCTGGGGCGCAAGGCCTTGCGCTCCTACACTTAGGTGTTATATCTCACATTCCGCACCCTAGGATTATTCAGGAATATTCAGAAAAATAGTTGCTTTTTGACTACCATTGCTAGAAAAATTACGGGGAATTACGCCGATGATTAGCAGCTTGTAAAAGCAGTGATTCTGCAAAAGCGATCGCATCGGTTGCTGATTTACCACCGGCTAATTGTGCGAGTTCTTCGCGACGGGTGGTCAAGTTATCTAATGTAGTAACTCGCACAACTGTGCGCTGTTGTGTGTTAGTTTTATCACCTTGATTTTGATTAATAGTTTGCTTATCTACCCGAAAATGCCTATCTGCCATTGCGGCTACTAAGGGTTGATGGGTAACGCATAATACTTGATGATTGTAACTCAGTTGATATAATTTTTCGGCGATCGCCTGGGCTACTCTCCCAGAAACACCCACATCTATTTCATCAAATACCATTGTTCCGGCTGTATCGGCTTGGGAAAAACAAGCTTTCAGCGCTAGTAAAAAGCGACTCATTTCACCACCTGAAGCGATTTCGGTTAAGGGTTGTATGGGTTCACCGGGGTTAGGACTAAACATAAAGGTAATTTTATCTGCACCGGCGGTGGTGGGTGCAATGGGTGCTATTTCTATTTTAAATTGCACTTTTTCCATTGCTAGGGGCTTGAGTTCGGATATTAATCGCGCTTCTAAATCTGTCGCTACTGTGCGTCTTAACTGTGTTAATTGGTGACAGGCTTGGGTCAGCTTGGCAAAATATGCCTGTTCTTGCTGTTCTAAACTTTCAATAGATTGTTCTGTGTCATTGAGTTGGGCTAATTCCCCTTGGATGCGTTGAAAATAGGCGAGGGCTTCCAGTAATGTCGGTCCATATTTGCGACAAATTTGCTTTAATTCACGAATGCGTTCTTCTACTTCCTCCAACCGTTGGGGATCGGCTTCTAGACTTTCCCCATAGGCGTTTATTTGCCGCCCTACTTCCATTATCGCCGTTTGGGCGTCCCGCACCAAGTCCAACATGGGTTGCAGTTGGTTATCATATTCCACCATGTCGTTTAATGTCGCTTCACTGTCTCCCAACAAATCGGCGACTGCGGGGGCTTCGTTATCGTTTTGATATAAAGCTTGATAAATCTTATAACTCATCTGCTGCAAATCCACGACATGATTGAGGCGTTCCCGTTCTTGCAGCAGTTGTTCTAATTCATTGGGGTCATTAAGGTTCGCGGTGCTTAATTCCTGGACTTGATAGGTGAGTAAGTCCAATTGTTGTAGGCGTTCCCGTTCTGAGGTGCGGCGTTTTTCTAGGGCTTGTCGTGCCTTTTGGTACTCTGCAAAAATAGCAACGATGGACTGACGTTGCTGTAATAGAGATTCACCACCGTGTAAATCCAACCATTCGCGGACTTGGGCTGATTGACCCACCTGGACAGTTTGACCTTGGGCGGTAATTTCCACCAGGCGATCGCGCAGTCCGCCCATAATCTGGCGATTAACTAACACACCATTCACCCGCGAACGACTGCGGATATTACTACTAGTAGCTGTAATTTCGCGGCTGATAACTACGGAGTTATCATCAATTAAATCAATTTCCTGTTCACTCAACCAAGCCGCTAAAGCAGGGTTAGAGGTAAAAGTCGCTTCTACCAGCGCCCGACTTGTCCCCGTGCGAATCACACGCGATGAGACTTTCCCACCCAAAGCCGCATCAATGGCATCCAGGATAATAGATTTTCCTGCACCAGTTTCACCGGTTAAGACATTTAGACCGAGGCCAAATTCCAGTTCCAGTTGGTCAACCAGGGCAAAGTTTTCAATTCGCAGGGAGAGTAACATCTAGCCAAATTCTCCATGAGGGGGGAGTAGGGGAGTAGGGCAATTACCAATACCAACTTACCCCATGAAGAACTTGGGGTACAAGGCATTACCTATTACCATGAAAATAGCAAGCCCATTTTAGTCTACCAAAAACAGTTACTACTGATAACTGATTTCGCGCAGGTACAACATTATATCGCAAGGTGTAGGGGCACGGCACTGCCGTGCCCTTACGGGTGTACGTCACTTGTCGGGAAACGCTATATACTGCAATTAAAGCTTAATGCTTGTAAGCTTTGATTTATAAGCATTAGAGCCAAATTAATTCTATGTGACAGTTTTTATATCAATGTGCCAGTTCAGGACACCCTACATAATTCACTTTCAAGCGCCTTGTGAATCAGAAATTTGCTGTCTTACCCAAACACGAAAAGCATTTTTGGCTGCTAGTTGCCCAATTTTTCGACTTTCGTGGATAAATTGGGGAATATCCTTGACTTGGACTGGCGCAAAAGTAGGACTAAGCTCAACTTCTGAATATTGATTGTTTGAAAGCCTATAAATTCGCAGAACAGTTCCGTTGTATCGCCAAAGTTCAGGGATACCCATTGCAGCATAAAGAGATAATTTATCTATTTTGGGTCGGGAATATTCCACCTCAAGCACTAGGTCTGGTGGTGGATCTTTTTGTAAATCAATATTTTCTTTATCCCTAACCAAATATTCATTTTGAATATAAAAACTGCTATCAGGCTCCCCTCCTTTTTCTAAGTCATCTCGTGTTAAAGTCAGTGAACCTGTGCTTTTGGTTTCTTGGCCAAATTCCTCACAAAGCACGAGAATAAAGCTTTCAATTAGGCGGTTAGAGTTTTCATGCGCCATGAGTGGGGTCATGATTTCTACTATTTGATTATCATAAGCAAGTCGAGAGCTACGTTCGCCTCCCATCTCATCCAGCATGGTTTTGAACGTCTGCCAACTGATATTGTTAAGCATTGTTCTTGTTTCTGCCAGTGGTGCTGTTGTGACCATATTCCCATTCAGATGCGGTACAAGATTATATCGTGGCGCTAGGGGCACGGCAAGACCCATAGGTGTCAACTTAAGCCTCGGCGAATGGAATCTGTCGCCACTCCATCCTCTGTCCCATCTTCCTCAACCCAAATATTGTCATCTTTTAAACGGATATGAATCATGGAGTAGGGACAGTAACATCTAGCCAAATTCTCCATGAGGGGGGAGTAGGGGAGTAGGGGAATTACCAATACCAACTTACCCCATGAGGAACTTGGGGTACAAGGCATTACCTATTACCATGAAAATAGCAAGCCCATTTTAGTCTACCAAAAACAGTTACTACTGATAACTGATTTCGCGGATGCTTGAGCTTTAACATATAGTTACAATACTTAACATACCAATTCGACCGGTGGCATTCTTCATGATTGTAAAGACACTTCCCCCTAGTTCGCGATCGCTCGAGGATGACAATCGCAGCGGTAAAAATGGCGATGATGAAGTACACGTTGCCCAAATTGTGCCTTTACATGGTACACCAGCCCTGGTGGTGAAATCCCCAAGACTAATAGCAGCCCAACAACAACGGGCTTCTAGGACACAAGCTGAACCGGAAAACTTGCGTTATGATCCCCTACAGATAACGGCTGATTACCAAAACAGACCCCTGGAAGTGTTGCGGCGCATCTTCGCAGTTTTGCAACCCACTATTTCCTTTGTTTTTGGGTTGTGGTCAGACAGCAAACGGGGAATTGTGGTGAAAAATGACCGCCGTCGAGCTGTGCAACTACGAGAATTACTCACCAAGCTGGGGCCAGCTTACATCAAAATCGGACAGGCTTTATCCACCAGACCCGATTTAGTTCCTCCCGTATATCTGGAAGAATTAACCAAGCTCCAAGACCAACTACCGCCCTTCCCTAACGAAATAGCTTACCAATTTATCGAAGAAGAATTAGGCGCACCTCCAGAGGAGATTTACGCGACAATCTCAGCCAATCCCATCGCCGCTGCTTCCTTGGGGCAAGTATATAAAGGTAAGCTGAAAACTGGGGAAGAAGTCGCAATAAAAGTCCAACGCCCGGATTTACGAGAACGCATCACCATTGACTTATACATCTTACGTGGCATTGCCGGTTGGGTGCAGAAAAACGTCAAACGGGTGCGGAGTGACTTAGTTGGGATACTAGATGAATTGGGCGATCGCATTTTTGAAGAGATGGATTATATCCATGAAGGTGAAAATGCCGAGCGCTTCTTTCAACTCTACGGTCATATGAAAGACATATATGTTCCCAAAATTTACTGGGAATATACCAATCGTCGCGTCTTGACGATGGAGTGGATTAACGGCATAAAATTAACCCAAACAGCCGAAATTAACGCCCAAGGGATTGATGCTCGCTATTTAATCGAAGTGGGTGTGCAGTGTTCGTTGCGACAATTATTAGAACATGGATTTTTCCACGCAGACCCCCACCCCGGTAACTTATTAGCCACCCCCGAAGGTAAACTAGCTTATCTTGACTTTGGGATGATGAGCGAGATCAAGCCACCGCAACGCTATGGTTTAATAGAGGCGATCGTCCACGTCGTCAACCGTGACTTTGAAGGCTTGGCAAACGACTACGTTAAATTAGACTTCCTCTCACCAGAAACCGACTTAACACCAATTATTCCCGCCTTTGCGAACGTCTTCGCCGATGCTCAAGGTGCCAGTGTAGCTGATTTAAACATTAAAAGCATCACCGATGAACTATCAGCTTTGATGTATGAATATCCCTTCCGCGTACCACCATATTACGCCTTAATTATTCGCTCCCTCGTCACCTTAGAAGGGATTGCTATCTTTATAGATCCTAACTTCAAAGTCCTTAGCGAAGCGTATCCTTACGTCGCCAAACGCTTGTTAACCGACCCCGCACCACAATTAAAAATATCCCTGCGAAATTTACTCTTTAAAGATGGTAAATTCCGCTGGAATCGCTTAGAGAACTTGTTGAAAAATGCGCGAGGAAATGAAGATTACGACTTAACTTTAGTAGTTAATCAAGGCGTAGATTTTCTCGCATCAGAACGGGGCGCTTTTATTCGCGACAAATTAGTAGATGAATTGCTCAACGGAATCAACGCCCTAGGTAAAAACGTTTTGCACAACTTCACCTATTTGTTGCGAGAGAGAGTAGGAATCACAGCAATTAACGAAACTCCAGCAGCGACCGATGAACAACAACAAACCTTAGAGCATATTAAGCGGATATCGGGTATTCTCCGCGAAACCCGTGGCTTTGACCCAGCACAACTTGCAACCCAAGTTGTGCAATTATTAGTAAATCCTGATGTGCAGCGTTTAGGTCAGCAAATTACTAACCACTTAGTGCAAAAGGCTTTAACTAGAGTAATTCGCGAGTTGTTAGCGGGGGAAGAAGTTAATTACAGCGAAGGTAATTTACAGTAGGGGTTTAGCATTGCTAAACCCCTACAAGGGTTTCTTTGCCGGCGCGAGTTTAGCTTTATTTGTTTGTATTTCCCTCACCCTTATTCTTTGCAATGGGGTGGGGGTTTTTTATTTATTTACAGGAATTACGCACTGTACAAATTTGGCATGGTATGCATTTACCAAAATACGTTGTTTCAGGCTTTGATTAATTATTACTTTGATGGTAAACAGACCCGCGTTTTCGGGGTTTAGCAATGCTAAACCCCTACGACATCTCCGGTTTTTGCATTCCATATTTTGTGTCTTTTGTCAATGCGTAAGTCCTAATTTACAGCACCTTCCTGTAAATGAACCACATTTTTTTATCTCACGCATTCTCTACGTTCGCGTAGGGAAGGCGCAAACGCAAGTGCGTCTGTCTACGACACGCAGAGCGTTCGCAGAGAAGTGCGGGTTTTGTCTTGAGAAAGCAATATCTGTATTTGCTTGCTAAATCTACTGAAATGAGAAAGCAAACTGGGGTTTGAGAAAGCAATATCTGTATTTGCTTGCTAAATCTACTGAAATGAGAAAGCAAACTGGGGTTTGAGAAATGTACCCCTACAGGTCTATTGTTGTTTCCAGAGAGATAATTTATCTATTCGCCTCTAATAGCTGTAATTGCCAAATACATTTCAAAATATAAAAAACTCCATCCCCTTGTGGGTGGAGTTTTAGGAAATGGTCTATTAAAGCCACCCTAGAAGGACGCGGCTTGTATCCCATATTTTTGGTAACCTTAAAAAAGGAAAATTAAGCAGAAGCAGAAGTAATTTGCTTTTTGTGCTTGAACCATAATCCCATAGCAGCAGCAACCACTGTACCACCTAAAGTTAAAGGTTCGGGAACATCAGACGGTGGGACTACAGGAGACGGTGGGATTGCAGGATATTGTTGTGATTCATCAGACGCTGCTATTGTCGGATATTTTAGAAATCCACCAGCAGGTCCTACTGCAATAACGTACTGATCAGGAATATCTGATTTCGCTAAAAAATCCTGACCCCCAGTAGAAGGAAAAGGGTTGGGTAGATCAGCCACCACGGGATGAGATGGTTGTACAATGTCGAAGGGTTGTGTGACAAAACCGCCTAACTGTGTAAATGTTCCTGGTACTAGACCTAATGTCTGACCCCCAAAATACCCTGATACGTTCTCTGTCAGGGCTATACCAGCACCATTGTATTCACCTATATATCCTTTGCCATTTGTAGTAGCAAAAGACACGGCATTTAGCAAAGCTTTATTTGCATTTAAATCTTCCCCCTCTGGTGCGTTTGGTCCTATTTTATCTGCCAAGTCTGTTAAGAAAAGTACTTTGTTTCCTGTAACAAATGACTTAACATTAGCCACGGCGTCTACGGAAAGACCAGTGCCAAATGAAGCTTGATCTCGTGTGTAGACGAACGCATCAAAACTATTGAGAAATCCCGACGTTGCTAACTGAGCATCAGAAACGACAGTAGCACTCAATCCTGGTTGGGTATTGATAAAAGAACTAATCGAGTTATCGCCAAAAACTGCGATACTGGCTGCGAAGGAAGATTGGGCAGTGCCAAATACTACAGATAAAACACTGGCAAGAGCTATTCCAGAACGATACATCTTTTTGCCTTCTTGCTTGGAAGTAGTCAACTTTTGTAGTAACTACTTGTTGATAGGTGTAAATTACATTTATTGAAGATAAAATACAATAAATAATGCTGTAATTTTACGCGAACTTAATCACATCTTTATACAATAAAAAACTCCACCCACAAGGGGATGGAGTGTCACGTCCAGGTCTATTAGGCATAGAGCATGGAGAAAAGTCACCAATGCCCAATGCCCAATCCCCAATGCCCAATCCCCAATCCCCAAATTGTACTTGAGTGTTTCGCTAAATACTCCAAGAACACTATTGACAAATCCGATATCTAGGAGATATTATTATTTTTATAATGGAAATCCGTGCGCCCATATATATTATAATATTAGAATAATATTAGATTCATACTTAAAAACCTCTCAACAGATACCAACAAATAAATAAATTTCCTTCCTCTGTATTTCCTCATTGGAGTAGGATAATCTTTATTTGTTTACATATCTTTTTAAATTCGACTATTGGGGCTAAATTTGGACAAGATGCTACCTCCTCCTCATTATGCAAATATGCCAAAATCCCAATTGCTCAAATCCATTCAATCCTGACGGTAATAGATTTTGCATTAGTTGCGGACAAAGCGACTTTGGCAAACTTCTCAGAAATCGTTACCGCGTATTGAGCCTATTAGGTGAAGGTGGATTTAGCAGAACCTACGCATCAGTTGACGCAGACAGACTAGACGCGCCTTGCGTCATCAAGCAATTTTTTCCTCAAGTTCAAGGAACCGGACAACGAGCCAAAGCTGCAGAATTCTTCAAAGAAGAAGCATTTCGCTTGTATGAACTGGGAGAAAATCATACCCAAATTCCCAGACTGCTAGCTTACTTTGAACAAGGTTCCAGCTTGTATCTTGTACAAGAATTTATTCAAGGACAAACTCTTTTACAAGAAGTAGAGAAACAACCCTTTAACGAAGCCAAAATTTGGCAACTTTTAACTGATTTATTACCAGTTCTTGACTTCGTTCACGCCCATAACGTTATCCATCGGGATATCAAACCAGAAAATATCATCCGTCGTGAAACTGATGGTAAACCAGTATTAATTGACTTTGGCGGTGCTAAACAGGTAACACAAACCAGTTTAGCCAGACAAGCCACAGTAATTTATACTATTGGTTATGCACCCACAGAACAAATGGCAGGATTTCCTTGTCACGCCAGTGATTTGTATGCATTGGGTGTAACTTGCGTGCGACTTTTAACTCAATGTTTGCCTGTACAAAATGCTTATGGACTGATTGATGATCGTCTTTATGATGCCATGAATGCCAAGTGGTTATGGCAAGAGCGATTACAGGAAAATGGTATCACCATCAGCCAAGATTTAAGCAGCATTCTTGATAAATTGCTCCAGCATTTTCCCAGTGATAGATATCAAACAGCCGCAGCAGTTATCGACGATCTCAAGACAACAGCTACATCGGCTTTTGAAGCACAAATTTTGGCAATTACCCAACTGATATTACCGCCTACACCACAAAAAATTCAACCAGCATTACCACCCTTACAAATCTTTGAATTTGATGTCGTCACAGTAGACACAGGCGGAAGAGTTGTTAGCCGTGACTGTCGTAGCGCCAAGTTTATTACCGAAGAATTGAGTAAGGCTATTAACCTCGAAATGATATCAATTCGCGGCGGGAATTTTATGATGGGTTCACCAGCTTTTGAAGGCGACGCTGACGAACGTCCCCAACACCAAGTCACCGTCGAACCATTTTTTATGGGTAAATATCCCATCACTCAAGCACAATGGAGAGCAGTAGCAGCATTACCAAAAATCAAACAATCTTTAAATCCTAACCCATCCAAATATAAAGGACCAAATCGACCAGTCGAAAATGTATCTTGGCACGAAGCTGTAGAATTTTGTTTGCGGTTGTCAGAAAAAACTGGACGTGAATATCGTTTACCTAGTGAAGCCGAATGGGAATATGCTTGTCGCGCTGGAACCACCACATCCTTTCACTTTGGGGAAACAATTACTACTGAATTAGTCTGCTGCAGTGACAACGAGAGTTACAGTAATGAAGGCAAAAATAAATATCGTAAAGAAACCACAAATGTAGGCAGTTTTAATGTAGCCAACGCCTTTGGATTATACGATATGCACGGCTTAGTTTGGGAATGGTGCTATGACCCTTGGCACAACAATTATCATGGCGCACCCTTAGATGGCAAAGTTTGGGAAACAGGAGGTGATGAACATCGCCGGGTGTTGCGCGGTGGTTCTTGGAGTTTCAGTGCCGAACTTTGTCGCAGCGCCAGTCGTAGCTGGAATGAGTCGGATGGTGGGTTAAGGATATGTGGTTTTCGGGTCGTGTTTTCTGCAGGGGGGAGTAATGAGTAAGAAGTAATGAGTTAGGAGTAATGAGTAATGAGTAAGGAGTAAGAAGTAAGGAGTAAGGAGTAAGGAGTAATGAGTAATGAGTAATGAGTAATGAGTAATGAGGAATGAGTAATGAGGAATGAGTAATGAGGAATGAGTAATGAGGAATGAGTAATGAGTAATGAGTAATGAGGAATGAGTAATGAGTAATGAGTAATGAGGAATGAGTAATGAGTAATAAGGAATGAGTAATGAGTAATGAGTAATAAGGAATGAGTAATAAGGAATGAGTAATGAGTAATGAGTAATAAGGAATGAGTAATGAAAAAATTATTAAGATATTAACAAGTTAAATCAACAAGTTGAAAGAAAAATAAAAAATAATCCACTCCTTACTCCTTACTCCTTACTCCTTACTCATTACTCATTACTTCTTACTCATTACTCCTTACTTCTTACTCATTACTTCTTACTCATTACTCATTAGAGGCGCGAATTAATTCTGCCACAGAAGCAACAATTGCCGAGATAAAAATTAAAATAACGCTAAGAGCATTAATATCAGGCTTGACTCCTGTGCGGATGCGACTAAAAATTTCCATTGGCATAGTGTTAAAACCGCTACCTGCGGTGAAACTGGCGATGAGAAAGTCATCTAAGCTGAGAACAAAAGCTAGTAGACAACCAGCGATAATTCCTGGCATTAACTGAGGTAGTAATACTTGGATAAAAGCTTGTATTGGTGTAGCGCCTAAATCGAGTGCGGCTTCTTCGAGGTGGGGGTCTAAGTTGGTGAGTCGCGAAGCCACCACCAGTCCGACATAGGCAAGACAGAATACCACATGAGCGCCAACGATTGTCCACAAACTCAGGGGAATCGCAAAGGTTGCGAGAAAAACTAGGGTAGCTACGGCGATCGCAATATCAGGAATAATTAATGGGAGGTAAGAAATCCCCTGATACAGCTGCACCAGTGGAAACCGATAACGAGCTAACCCCACCGCCATTAAGGTTCCCAGAACTGCGGAAATGCTAACTGCACTACCAGCAACAATCAAACTGTTCTTAAAAGCTGATAAAATCCGCTCATCATGGAACAATTTGCTATACCAATCGAGGGTGAATCCTTGCCAAGTTGCACTGTAAGGTGACTGGTTGAAGCTATAAAACCCCAGTACCAGTATAGGCAGGTACATGAACACAAATACCAGGATTGAGAAAACCGCCTGCCATGAGACACGCGGTTTGTTTTGCGGTGGAAAAATATTCATTAAGGGTTAATGTTTTAATTTACTTATATTTTATGCTTTTTCCTTATACCATGCATACGACAAAAAGTCAAGATATTATTTCCCTAGGGAATAGACAATAGATAATAGAGCGTAGGTTGGGTATATAGCACTTCCTATTCAGATGAGGTACAAAATTGTATCACGCGATGTAGGGGCACGGCACTGCCGTGCCCTTACCGATGTACCTCACTAGGGCGAGAAACGCTATATGTTCCTCAAACCAACCTCCGATTCTCCTTAACTTGTATTGATTGAATTATCAGGCATTTTATGTCTTAAGGAGGGGATGATTTCCCTACTAAGGTAGACAAAAAATATTCAAGTTAACGCATAAGATTTTGAGGCAATTATCAATATAGTTGTTACTTCAATAGAGTTTCTGGGATTGAGT
The Gloeotrichia echinulata CP02 DNA segment above includes these coding regions:
- a CDS encoding J domain-containing protein encodes the protein MPKKTSSRSQSTTTTVLALSSGHIRLEVLDKEHQRLLKKINKKKTELNNFVEQMRSLGADIFNRCTPSFHKLVDIDQEIHALFAEIFATRKLGKKSKKDIEGVYRSMQLMGIISPKRDHQDIDTDSEAEVLETNEEENDDSSSQRQNYYRDQEAPQDLEIPSRNKTDASRKIREIFLSLAEVFHPDKAKNGETQMRHTEIMKEINKAYQDGDLARLLEIEQQHQLGEIIDKNNEDDLTRKCTRLEQHNELLKNQFNQLKRELSEVKHTPEGTMVSDCRKAVKVGIDPVAQMLNQLESEIEKIAAIRDFVKDFREEKTSIKEFLGGPQILRQMQEDDMEDLLDEMFADFDEIMAF
- the trpD gene encoding anthranilate phosphoribosyltransferase yields the protein MVQISNSQTPLAQESSYWSAILQQLLDGQSLSVSQASDLMQGWLATAIPDVLSGAILAAIQAKGVSAAELVGMVEVLYSQSVKPTLAAPVIGNLPLVDTCGTGGDGASTFNISTAVAFVTAASGVKVAKHGNRSASGKTGSADVLEALGVNLKASTEKAQAALETVGITFLFAPDWHPALKAIAPLRKTLKVRTVFNLLGPLLNPLKPTGQVIGINNPALIETFAQVLKERGTHRAITLHGRERLDEAGLGDKTDVAILSNQQIHLLEIDPQELGLNPAPITTLVGGDVEENAEILKAVLQGKGTPPQQDVVALNAALALYVGERVTDSGDYVNTFSQAVILAKDILQSGEAWTKLALLAEFLAA
- the recN gene encoding DNA repair protein RecN, with amino-acid sequence MLLSLRIENFALVDQLELEFGLGLNVLTGETGAGKSIILDAIDAALGGKVSSRVIRTGTSRALVEATFTSNPALAAWLSEQEIDLIDDNSVVISREITATSSNIRSRSRVNGVLVNRQIMGGLRDRLVEITAQGQTVQVGQSAQVREWLDLHGGESLLQQRQSIVAIFAEYQKARQALEKRRTSERERLQQLDLLTYQVQELSTANLNDPNELEQLLQERERLNHVVDLQQMSYKIYQALYQNDNEAPAVADLLGDSEATLNDMVEYDNQLQPMLDLVRDAQTAIMEVGRQINAYGESLEADPQRLEEVEERIRELKQICRKYGPTLLEALAYFQRIQGELAQLNDTEQSIESLEQQEQAYFAKLTQACHQLTQLRRTVATDLEARLISELKPLAMEKVQFKIEIAPIAPTTAGADKITFMFSPNPGEPIQPLTEIASGGEMSRFLLALKACFSQADTAGTMVFDEIDVGVSGRVAQAIAEKLYQLSYNHQVLCVTHQPLVAAMADRHFRVDKQTINQNQGDKTNTQQRTVVRVTTLDNLTTRREELAQLAGGKSATDAIAFAESLLLQAANHRRNSP
- a CDS encoding element excision factor XisI family protein, with amino-acid sequence MPCTPSSSWGKLVLVIPLLPYSPLMENLARCYCPYSMIHIRLKDDNIWVEEDGTEDGVATDSIRRGLS
- a CDS encoding Uma2 family endonuclease; its protein translation is MVTTAPLAETRTMLNNISWQTFKTMLDEMGGERSSRLAYDNQIVEIMTPLMAHENSNRLIESFILVLCEEFGQETKSTGSLTLTRDDLEKGGEPDSSFYIQNEYLVRDKENIDLQKDPPPDLVLEVEYSRPKIDKLSLYAAMGIPELWRYNGTVLRIYRLSNNQYSEVELSPTFAPVQVKDIPQFIHESRKIGQLAAKNAFRVWVRQQISDSQGA
- a CDS encoding AarF/ABC1/UbiB kinase family protein, which translates into the protein MIVKTLPPSSRSLEDDNRSGKNGDDEVHVAQIVPLHGTPALVVKSPRLIAAQQQRASRTQAEPENLRYDPLQITADYQNRPLEVLRRIFAVLQPTISFVFGLWSDSKRGIVVKNDRRRAVQLRELLTKLGPAYIKIGQALSTRPDLVPPVYLEELTKLQDQLPPFPNEIAYQFIEEELGAPPEEIYATISANPIAAASLGQVYKGKLKTGEEVAIKVQRPDLRERITIDLYILRGIAGWVQKNVKRVRSDLVGILDELGDRIFEEMDYIHEGENAERFFQLYGHMKDIYVPKIYWEYTNRRVLTMEWINGIKLTQTAEINAQGIDARYLIEVGVQCSLRQLLEHGFFHADPHPGNLLATPEGKLAYLDFGMMSEIKPPQRYGLIEAIVHVVNRDFEGLANDYVKLDFLSPETDLTPIIPAFANVFADAQGASVADLNIKSITDELSALMYEYPFRVPPYYALIIRSLVTLEGIAIFIDPNFKVLSEAYPYVAKRLLTDPAPQLKISLRNLLFKDGKFRWNRLENLLKNARGNEDYDLTLVVNQGVDFLASERGAFIRDKLVDELLNGINALGKNVLHNFTYLLRERVGITAINETPAATDEQQQTLEHIKRISGILRETRGFDPAQLATQVVQLLVNPDVQRLGQQITNHLVQKALTRVIRELLAGEEVNYSEGNLQ